A single window of Kitasatospora sp. HUAS MG31 DNA harbors:
- a CDS encoding serine/threonine-protein kinase, with protein MTQAQESTGRLLAGRYRLNDVLGRGGMGTVWRAEDEMLGRIVAVKELRMTGAVDEDEKHRLIVRTLREAKATARIRHTAAVTVFDVVEEDERPWIVMELVESRSLAEVIKDDGPVPPVRAAEIALDVLGVLDEAHSLGILHRDVKPSNVLIGEDGRVVLTDFGIASVEGDASITSTGMLVGAPSYISPERARGQKPGPPADLWSLGGTLYSMVEGRPPYDRGSALATLTAVMTEDLAPPLNAGPLRPVIEGLLEKDPAKRLDAATTRARLKRIVADGAARAEATTQVVAASGATKVLPAVDEDAPAAKAAEAKAAQKAAPKGAAKAAAATGSGAAAKASGPAAAAAAAPSAPSATAAPSAPAKPAVPEQPKPAAKAPKRGGVGTVRVGSRSVVPPATPAPGPAAAAAAPTAAAAAPATARPAAVPPPARPGAATPADGRPADWWRKPPVLAGAALVVVLLLVAVVLVMQERGTGGSSAHGGQTPAPTSSDTAASGTGASPGPGTGDSATPGAQTPAGETPAGQTPGGQTPAGQGQNPTGQTPGGQTPAGQATSGGTNPGGTGTVPAGYVLHKDDSGFSIVLPDWLKFEGEDYDRTSRKFVGHGMKLMVDWTMPANGDALSDWQKQETELKGGFSGYQRIRIEGLTYRQWTNAADWEWTFGSNPRKHSLNRGFVTGNGKYGYALYWTIPDADWNANAQVRQTAFDSFVPAP; from the coding sequence ATGACTCAGGCGCAGGAGTCCACCGGCCGTCTGCTGGCCGGCCGGTACCGGTTGAACGACGTACTCGGCCGGGGCGGCATGGGCACCGTGTGGCGGGCCGAGGACGAGATGCTCGGCCGGATCGTCGCGGTCAAGGAACTCCGGATGACCGGCGCGGTCGACGAGGACGAGAAGCACCGGCTGATCGTCCGCACCCTGCGCGAGGCCAAGGCCACCGCCCGGATCCGGCACACCGCCGCCGTCACCGTCTTCGACGTGGTCGAGGAGGACGAGCGTCCCTGGATCGTGATGGAGCTGGTCGAGTCCCGCTCGCTGGCCGAGGTCATCAAGGACGACGGCCCGGTCCCGCCGGTGCGCGCCGCCGAGATCGCCCTCGACGTGCTGGGCGTCCTCGACGAGGCGCACAGCCTGGGCATCCTGCACCGTGACGTGAAGCCGTCCAACGTGCTGATCGGCGAGGACGGCCGGGTGGTCCTCACCGACTTCGGCATCGCCAGCGTCGAGGGCGACGCCTCGATCACCTCCACCGGCATGCTGGTCGGCGCCCCCTCGTACATCTCGCCCGAGCGGGCCCGCGGCCAGAAGCCCGGCCCGCCCGCCGACCTGTGGTCGCTCGGCGGCACCCTGTACTCGATGGTCGAGGGCCGGCCCCCGTACGACCGCGGCTCGGCGCTCGCCACCCTCACCGCCGTGATGACCGAGGACCTCGCCCCGCCGCTGAACGCCGGACCGCTGCGTCCGGTGATCGAAGGCCTACTGGAGAAGGATCCGGCCAAGCGGCTGGACGCGGCGACCACCCGGGCCAGGCTCAAGCGGATCGTCGCCGACGGCGCGGCCCGGGCCGAGGCCACCACCCAGGTGGTGGCGGCGTCCGGCGCCACCAAGGTGCTGCCGGCGGTGGACGAGGACGCTCCGGCCGCCAAGGCCGCCGAGGCGAAGGCCGCTCAGAAGGCTGCCCCGAAGGGCGCGGCGAAGGCCGCGGCGGCCACCGGGTCCGGGGCAGCCGCCAAGGCGTCCGGTCCGGCCGCGGCCGCGGCCGCCGCGCCTTCCGCGCCTTCCGCGACGGCCGCGCCTTCCGCGCCGGCGAAGCCCGCCGTGCCCGAGCAGCCGAAGCCGGCCGCGAAAGCCCCCAAGCGCGGCGGGGTGGGCACCGTCCGGGTGGGCAGCCGCTCGGTCGTGCCGCCCGCGACCCCCGCGCCCGGTCCGGCCGCCGCTGCCGCCGCGCCGACCGCCGCTGCCGCCGCCCCGGCGACCGCGCGGCCCGCCGCCGTACCCCCGCCGGCCCGGCCCGGCGCCGCAACCCCCGCGGACGGCCGGCCCGCCGACTGGTGGCGCAAGCCCCCCGTGCTGGCCGGCGCGGCGCTGGTGGTCGTGCTGCTGCTGGTCGCCGTCGTGCTGGTGATGCAGGAGCGCGGTACCGGCGGCTCGTCCGCCCACGGCGGGCAGACCCCGGCGCCCACCTCCTCCGACACCGCCGCCTCGGGCACCGGCGCCAGCCCCGGCCCGGGCACGGGCGACTCGGCCACCCCCGGCGCCCAGACCCCGGCGGGGGAGACCCCGGCCGGCCAGACCCCCGGCGGCCAGACCCCCGCGGGCCAGGGGCAGAACCCGACCGGCCAGACCCCGGGCGGCCAGACCCCCGCGGGCCAGGCCACCTCCGGTGGCACCAACCCGGGCGGCACGGGCACCGTCCCGGCCGGGTACGTGCTGCACAAGGACGACTCGGGCTTCTCGATCGTGCTGCCGGACTGGCTGAAGTTCGAGGGCGAGGACTACGACAGGACCAGCCGCAAGTTCGTCGGCCACGGGATGAAGCTGATGGTCGACTGGACCATGCCCGCCAACGGCGACGCCCTCTCCGACTGGCAGAAGCAGGAGACCGAGCTGAAGGGCGGCTTCTCCGGCTACCAGCGCATCAGGATCGAGGGCCTGACGTACCGGCAGTGGACCAACGCCGCCGACTGGGAGTGGACCTTCGGCAGCAATCCCAGGAAGCACTCGCTGAACCGCGGCTTCGTCACCGGTAACGGCAAGTACGGCTACGCCCTCTACTGGACCATCCCCGACGCGGACTGGAACGCCAACGCCCAGGTCCGGCAGACCGCCTTCGACTCCTTCGTACCGGCGCCCTGA
- a CDS encoding GuaB3 family IMP dehydrogenase-related protein translates to MTEIEIGRGKRGRRAYSFDDIAVVPSRRTRDPKEVSIAWQIDAYRFELPFLAAPMDSVVSPQQAIAIGRLGGLGVLNLEGLWTRYEDPQPLLDEIAEISDEAAATRRMQEIYAEPIKAELIGRRIKEVRESGVVTAAALSPQRTAEFSKAVVDAGVDVFVIRGTTVSAEHVSGAAEPLNLKQFIYELDVPVIVGGCATYTAALHLMRTGAAGVLVGFGGGAAHTTRNVLGIQVPMATAVADVAAARRDYMDESGGRYVHVIADGGVGYSGDIAKAVACGADAVMIGAALARATDAPGRGHHWGMEAVHGDVPRGKKVDLGAVGTIEEILTGPSHTPDGTMNLFGALRRAMATTGYSELKEFQRVEVTVNPALHHR, encoded by the coding sequence GTGACTGAGATCGAGATCGGGCGAGGCAAGCGCGGCCGACGGGCGTACTCCTTCGACGACATCGCCGTCGTCCCCAGCCGCCGTACCCGTGACCCGAAGGAGGTCTCGATCGCCTGGCAGATCGACGCCTACCGCTTCGAGCTCCCGTTCCTCGCCGCCCCGATGGACAGCGTGGTCTCGCCGCAGCAGGCCATCGCCATCGGCCGCCTCGGCGGCCTGGGCGTGCTGAACCTCGAAGGCCTGTGGACCCGGTACGAGGACCCGCAGCCGCTGCTGGACGAGATCGCCGAGATCTCCGACGAGGCCGCCGCCACCCGCCGGATGCAGGAGATCTACGCCGAGCCGATCAAGGCCGAGCTGATCGGCCGCCGGATCAAGGAGGTGCGCGAGTCGGGTGTGGTCACCGCCGCCGCGCTCTCCCCGCAGCGCACCGCCGAGTTCTCCAAGGCCGTCGTGGACGCCGGCGTCGACGTCTTCGTGATCCGCGGCACCACCGTGTCGGCCGAGCACGTCTCCGGCGCCGCCGAGCCGCTGAACCTCAAGCAGTTCATCTACGAGCTCGACGTCCCGGTGATCGTCGGCGGCTGCGCCACCTACACCGCCGCCCTCCACCTGATGCGCACCGGCGCGGCCGGCGTGCTGGTCGGCTTCGGCGGCGGCGCCGCCCACACCACCCGCAACGTGCTGGGCATCCAGGTGCCGATGGCCACCGCCGTCGCGGACGTGGCCGCCGCCCGCCGCGACTACATGGACGAGTCCGGCGGCCGCTACGTGCACGTCATCGCCGACGGCGGCGTGGGCTACAGCGGCGACATCGCCAAGGCCGTGGCCTGCGGCGCCGACGCGGTGATGATCGGTGCCGCGCTGGCCCGCGCCACCGACGCCCCCGGCCGGGGCCACCACTGGGGCATGGAGGCCGTGCACGGCGACGTGCCGCGCGGCAAGAAGGTCGACCTGGGCGCCGTGGGCACCATCGAGGAGATCCTCACCGGCCCGTCGCACACCCCGGACGGCACCATGAACCTGTTCGGCGCGCTGCGCCGGGCCATGGCCACCACCGGCTACTCGGAGCTCAAGGAGTTCCAGCGGGTCGAGGTCACCGTCAACCCGGCGCTGCACCACCGCTGA
- the guaB gene encoding IMP dehydrogenase — MSYNAAGVPEKFAMLGLTYDDVLLLPGASEVLPNQVDTSSRVSRNVRVNIPLLSAAMDKVTESRMAIAMARQGGVGVLHRNLSVEDQVNQVDLVKRSESGMVTDPITVGPEATLAEADALCARFRISGVPVASPDGKLLGIVTNRDMAFESDRTRRVGEIMTPMPLITGKVGISGVDAMALLRRHKIEKLPLVDDEGRIKGLITVKDFVKAEQYPNAAKDSEGRLLVGAAVGASAEAFDRAQALVGAGVDFLVVDTSHGHSHNALSWISKIKAAVDVDVVGGNVATRDGAQALIDAGVDGVKVGVGPGSICTTRVVAGIGVPQVTAIYEAALACREAGVPVIGDGGLQYSGDIGKALAAGADTVMLGSLLAGCEESPGELLFINGKQFKSYRGMGSLGAMQTRGQAKSFSKDRYFQGEVTSDEKLIAEGIEGQVPYRGPLSAVLFQLVGGLRQTMGYVGAATVAEMESKGRFVRITSAGLKESHPHDIQMTVEAPNYTSRG, encoded by the coding sequence ATGTCTTACAACGCCGCAGGCGTACCCGAGAAGTTCGCGATGCTCGGGCTCACGTACGACGACGTCCTGCTGCTGCCCGGGGCCTCCGAGGTGCTGCCCAACCAGGTCGACACCTCCTCGCGGGTCTCCCGCAACGTCCGTGTGAACATCCCGCTGCTGTCGGCGGCGATGGACAAGGTCACCGAGTCCCGGATGGCCATCGCGATGGCGCGGCAGGGCGGCGTCGGCGTGCTGCACCGCAACCTGTCCGTCGAGGACCAGGTCAACCAGGTCGACCTGGTCAAGCGCTCCGAGTCCGGCATGGTGACCGACCCGATCACGGTCGGCCCGGAGGCCACCCTGGCCGAGGCCGACGCGCTCTGCGCCCGGTTCCGGATCAGCGGCGTGCCGGTGGCGAGCCCCGACGGCAAGCTGCTCGGCATCGTCACCAACCGCGACATGGCTTTCGAGTCGGACCGCACCCGCCGGGTCGGCGAGATCATGACCCCGATGCCGCTGATCACCGGCAAGGTCGGCATCAGCGGCGTGGACGCCATGGCGCTGCTTCGCCGCCACAAGATCGAGAAGCTGCCGCTGGTCGACGACGAGGGCCGGATCAAGGGCCTGATCACCGTCAAGGACTTCGTCAAGGCCGAGCAGTACCCGAACGCCGCCAAGGACTCCGAGGGCCGCCTGCTGGTCGGTGCCGCCGTCGGCGCCTCGGCCGAGGCCTTCGACCGCGCCCAGGCCCTGGTCGGCGCGGGCGTGGACTTCCTGGTCGTCGACACCTCGCACGGCCACAGCCACAACGCGCTGTCCTGGATCTCCAAGATCAAGGCCGCCGTGGACGTGGACGTGGTCGGCGGCAACGTGGCCACCCGCGACGGCGCCCAGGCGCTGATCGACGCCGGCGTGGACGGCGTCAAGGTCGGTGTCGGCCCGGGCTCCATCTGCACCACCCGCGTGGTCGCCGGCATCGGCGTCCCGCAGGTCACCGCGATCTACGAGGCCGCGCTGGCCTGCCGCGAGGCCGGCGTCCCGGTCATCGGCGACGGCGGCCTGCAGTACTCCGGCGACATCGGCAAGGCGCTGGCCGCCGGCGCCGACACCGTGATGCTCGGCTCCCTGCTGGCCGGCTGCGAGGAGTCGCCCGGCGAGCTGCTGTTCATCAACGGCAAGCAGTTCAAGTCGTACCGCGGCATGGGCTCGCTCGGTGCCATGCAGACCCGCGGCCAGGCGAAGTCCTTCTCCAAGGACCGCTACTTCCAGGGCGAGGTGACCTCCGACGAGAAGCTGATCGCCGAGGGCATCGAGGGCCAGGTCCCGTACCGCGGCCCGCTCAGCGCGGTGCTCTTCCAGCTGGTCGGCGGCCTGCGCCAGACCATGGGCTACGTGGGCGCGGCCACCGTCGCCGAGATGGAGAGCAAGGGCCGCTTCGTCCGGATCACCTCGGCGGGCCTGAAGGAGAGCCACCCGCACGACATCCAGATGACGGTCGAGGCCCCGAACTACACCAGCCGGGGCTGA
- the shbA gene encoding RNA polymerase sigma factor ShbA, producing MRDDEAGDAHPDAARPERDGPAAASSYAAGARPPVLGAGTSPEIADLVADAVRGEGQAIDELLAYVLPLALRYCRGRLVRLPGGARHHVDDVAQEVCVAVLCALPRYRDTGRPFEAFVYGIAAHKIADLQRAAMRGPGSTVIPQDDLPETPDESLGPEERALLSSDAAWIRELLSNLPARQRELVLLRVAAGLSAEETGEVLGMSPGAVRVAQHRALSRLRALAEESS from the coding sequence ATGCGTGACGACGAGGCGGGCGACGCCCACCCCGATGCGGCCCGGCCCGAGAGAGACGGTCCGGCCGCCGCTTCGTCGTACGCAGCCGGGGCCAGGCCCCCGGTGCTCGGCGCCGGCACCTCGCCGGAGATCGCCGATCTGGTCGCCGACGCCGTCCGCGGCGAGGGCCAGGCCATCGACGAGCTGCTCGCCTACGTCCTCCCGCTGGCGCTGCGGTACTGCCGCGGCCGGCTGGTCCGGCTGCCCGGCGGCGCCCGGCACCACGTGGACGACGTCGCCCAGGAGGTCTGCGTCGCGGTGCTCTGCGCCCTGCCGCGGTACCGGGACACCGGGCGGCCCTTCGAGGCCTTCGTGTACGGCATCGCCGCGCACAAGATCGCCGATCTGCAGCGGGCCGCGATGCGCGGTCCCGGCTCCACCGTGATCCCGCAGGACGACCTGCCCGAGACGCCGGACGAGTCGCTCGGCCCCGAGGAGCGGGCGCTGCTCAGCAGCGACGCCGCCTGGATCCGCGAGCTGCTGTCCAACCTGCCCGCGCGCCAGCGTGAGCTGGTCCTGCTGCGGGTGGCGGCGGGGCTCTCCGCCGAGGAGACCGGCGAGGTGTTGGGCATGTCACCCGGTGCCGTCCGGGTCGCCCAGCACCGGGCGCTGAGCCGGCTCCGGGCCCTCGCGGAAGAGTCCTCCTGA
- a CDS encoding response regulator transcription factor — MTSVLVCDDSPLAREALRRAVATVPGVDRVTTATNGEEVLRRWVADRSDLVLMDVRMPGLGGVETVRRLLSADPGARIIMLTVAEDLDGVALAVAAGARGYLHKDASRAELRATVTQALADPTWRLAPRRLRSPDMGAAPTLTAREIQVLEGMSHGRSNAEIGRELFLSEDTVKTHARRLFKKLGASDRAHAVALGFRWGLVR, encoded by the coding sequence ATGACATCCGTCCTCGTCTGCGACGATTCCCCGCTCGCCCGGGAGGCGCTTCGCCGGGCGGTCGCGACCGTGCCCGGCGTCGACCGGGTGACTACTGCGACGAACGGTGAGGAGGTCCTCCGCCGCTGGGTGGCCGACCGTTCCGACCTCGTCCTCATGGACGTCCGCATGCCCGGCCTCGGCGGGGTGGAGACGGTCCGGCGGCTGCTGTCCGCCGACCCGGGCGCCCGGATCATCATGCTCACCGTCGCCGAGGACCTGGACGGCGTGGCCCTCGCGGTCGCCGCCGGTGCCCGCGGCTACCTGCACAAGGACGCCTCGCGCGCCGAACTGCGGGCGACCGTGACCCAGGCCCTCGCCGACCCGACCTGGCGGCTCGCCCCGCGCCGGCTGCGCAGCCCGGACATGGGGGCGGCGCCGACACTGACGGCGCGTGAGATCCAGGTGCTGGAGGGGATGAGCCACGGCCGCAGCAACGCGGAGATCGGGCGCGAGCTCTTCCTGTCCGAGGACACCGTCAAGACGCACGCCCGGCGCCTGTTCAAGAAGTTGGGCGCCTCGGACCGCGCGCACGCCGTGGCGCTCGGTTTCCGCTGGGGTCTGGTCCGCTGA
- a CDS encoding WhiB family transcriptional regulator, whose protein sequence is MADFSRLPGPNADLWDWQLSAACRGVDSSLFFHPEGERGAARSSREASAKEVCMRCPVRAQCAAHALAVREPYGVWGGLTEDEREELLGRSRNRMAEVPAGTSSAAPH, encoded by the coding sequence ATGGCAGATTTCTCCCGCCTTCCCGGCCCCAACGCAGACCTCTGGGACTGGCAGCTCTCGGCCGCCTGCCGCGGCGTGGACAGCTCGCTCTTCTTCCACCCCGAGGGTGAGCGCGGGGCCGCCCGGAGCTCGCGCGAGGCGAGTGCCAAGGAGGTCTGCATGCGCTGCCCGGTACGCGCCCAGTGCGCGGCGCACGCGCTGGCCGTCCGCGAGCCCTACGGCGTCTGGGGCGGGCTGACCGAGGACGAGCGCGAGGAGCTGCTCGGGCGCTCGCGCAACCGGATGGCGGAGGTCCCGGCCGGGACGTCGAGCGCGGCCCCCCACTGA
- a CDS encoding LysR family transcriptional regulator has translation MIEARHLRVLRAVARTGSFSAAARELGCTQPAVSQQMKALEKVVATPLVVRSGRGMQLSEAGRALLRHATGILAGLEAAEEEVAAIAGLRSGRVRLVSFPTASSTLVPPAVAGLRAARPGVRVSLVEAEPPESLAMLRGGECEVALAFRYPDSRFGPSRPSPHATPREARAEAALEAAAAAAANDWSDLVARPLLDDPLVGLLPEAHPLAGRDEDHPVDLAELAGEQWIAGCPQCRGHLVDLCAGAGFEPRIEFATDDYPAVVGLVAAGLGVAVLPRLALASVRRAGVAAVPVRAASGEAARRQVVALTLPDLAEVPAVALMLDHLTGAAAAR, from the coding sequence GTGATCGAGGCTCGCCATCTGCGTGTTCTGCGCGCCGTCGCCCGGACCGGGTCGTTCTCCGCGGCCGCCCGCGAGCTGGGCTGCACCCAGCCCGCCGTGAGCCAGCAGATGAAGGCCCTGGAGAAGGTCGTCGCCACCCCGCTGGTGGTCCGCTCGGGTCGCGGCATGCAGCTCAGCGAGGCCGGCCGGGCGCTGCTCCGGCACGCCACCGGCATCCTCGCCGGCCTGGAGGCCGCCGAGGAGGAGGTCGCCGCCATCGCCGGGCTGCGCTCCGGCCGGGTGCGGCTGGTCTCCTTCCCCACCGCCAGCTCCACCCTGGTGCCCCCGGCCGTGGCCGGGCTGCGGGCGGCCAGGCCCGGCGTCCGGGTGTCGCTGGTGGAGGCCGAGCCGCCGGAGTCGCTGGCGATGCTGCGCGGCGGCGAGTGCGAGGTGGCGCTGGCCTTCCGGTACCCGGACTCGCGATTCGGCCCCTCCCGGCCCTCCCCGCACGCCACACCCCGCGAGGCCCGGGCGGAGGCCGCGCTGGAGGCCGCCGCCGCGGCCGCCGCGAACGACTGGTCCGACCTGGTGGCCCGCCCGCTGCTGGACGACCCGCTGGTCGGGCTGCTGCCCGAGGCGCACCCGCTGGCCGGCCGGGACGAGGACCACCCGGTGGACCTGGCCGAGCTGGCCGGCGAGCAGTGGATCGCCGGCTGCCCGCAGTGCCGGGGGCACCTGGTGGACCTGTGCGCCGGGGCCGGCTTCGAGCCGCGGATCGAGTTCGCCACCGACGACTACCCGGCGGTGGTCGGCCTGGTCGCGGCCGGACTCGGGGTGGCGGTGCTGCCGCGGTTGGCGCTGGCCTCGGTCCGCCGGGCCGGGGTGGCCGCGGTGCCGGTCCGGGCGGCTTCCGGGGAGGCCGCGCGCCGCCAGGTGGTGGCGCTGACCCTGCCCGACCTGGCCGAGGTGCCGGCGGTGGCGCTGATGCTCGATCACCTCACCGGCGCGGCCGCCGCGCGCTGA
- the groL gene encoding chaperonin GroEL (60 kDa chaperone family; promotes refolding of misfolded polypeptides especially under stressful conditions; forms two stacked rings of heptamers to form a barrel-shaped 14mer; ends can be capped by GroES; misfolded proteins enter the barrel where they are refolded when GroES binds): protein MAKTLQFDEDARRSLERGVNKLADTVKVTIGPKGRNVVIDKKFGAPTITNDGVTIAREVELDDPYENLGAQLVKEVATKTNDVAGDGTTTATVLAQALVNEGLRNVAAGAGPAALKKGIDKAVAAVSEHLLSVAREIEGQEDVAAVASLSAQDTQVGELIGEAIAKVGKDGVITVEESNTFGVELDFTEGMQFDKGYLSPYFVTDAERQEAVLEDPYILINQGKISSIQELLPLLEKILQGGSRPLLIIAEDVDGEALSTLVVNKIRGTFNAVAVKAPGFGDRRKAILGDIAVLTGGTVVSEEVGLKLDQVGLDVLGTARRVTVTKDETILVDGAGASDAVAGRVAQIKGEIAGTDSDWDREKLQERLAKLAGGVCVIKVGAATEVELKERKHRLEDAISATRAAVEEGIVAGGGASLVHAAKVLEDGLGLTGDEATGVAVVKRALVEPQRWIAQNAGLEGYVIAHKVAELEAGHGYNAATGEYGDLIKAGVIDPVKVTRSALENAASIASLLLTTETLVVEKKVEEADNGHGHSHGGHGHSH, encoded by the coding sequence ATGGCGAAGACCCTGCAGTTCGACGAGGACGCCCGCCGCTCGCTCGAGCGCGGCGTGAACAAGCTGGCCGACACCGTCAAGGTGACGATCGGCCCCAAGGGCCGGAACGTCGTCATCGACAAGAAGTTCGGCGCCCCCACCATCACCAACGACGGTGTGACCATCGCCCGCGAGGTCGAGCTCGACGACCCGTACGAGAACCTCGGCGCGCAGCTGGTCAAGGAGGTCGCCACCAAGACCAACGACGTCGCGGGTGACGGCACCACCACCGCCACCGTGCTGGCCCAGGCCCTGGTCAACGAGGGCCTGCGCAACGTCGCCGCCGGCGCCGGCCCGGCCGCCCTGAAGAAGGGCATCGACAAGGCCGTCGCCGCCGTCTCCGAGCACCTGCTCTCCGTCGCCCGCGAGATCGAGGGCCAGGAGGACGTCGCCGCCGTCGCCTCGCTGTCCGCCCAGGACACCCAGGTCGGCGAGCTGATCGGCGAGGCCATCGCCAAGGTCGGCAAGGACGGCGTCATCACCGTCGAGGAGTCCAACACCTTCGGCGTGGAGCTGGACTTCACCGAGGGCATGCAGTTCGACAAGGGCTACCTGTCGCCGTACTTCGTCACCGACGCGGAGCGGCAGGAGGCGGTCCTGGAGGACCCGTACATCCTGATCAACCAGGGCAAGATCTCCTCCATCCAGGAGCTGCTGCCGCTGCTGGAGAAGATCCTGCAGGGCGGCTCCCGCCCGCTGCTGATCATCGCCGAGGACGTGGACGGCGAGGCGCTGTCCACCCTGGTGGTCAACAAGATCCGCGGCACCTTCAACGCGGTGGCCGTCAAGGCCCCGGGCTTCGGCGACCGCCGCAAGGCCATCCTGGGCGACATCGCCGTCCTCACCGGCGGCACCGTGGTCTCCGAGGAGGTCGGCCTCAAGCTCGACCAGGTCGGCCTGGACGTGCTCGGCACCGCCCGCCGGGTGACCGTCACCAAGGACGAGACCATCCTGGTCGACGGCGCCGGCGCCTCCGACGCGGTGGCCGGCCGGGTCGCCCAGATCAAGGGCGAGATCGCGGGCACCGACTCCGACTGGGACCGCGAGAAGCTGCAGGAGCGCCTGGCCAAGCTGGCCGGCGGCGTCTGCGTCATCAAGGTCGGCGCGGCCACCGAGGTCGAGCTGAAGGAGCGCAAGCACCGCCTGGAGGACGCCATCTCCGCGACCCGCGCCGCAGTCGAGGAGGGCATCGTCGCCGGTGGCGGCGCCTCCCTGGTGCACGCCGCCAAGGTCCTGGAGGACGGCCTCGGCCTGACCGGCGACGAGGCGACCGGTGTCGCCGTCGTCAAGCGCGCCCTGGTCGAGCCGCAGCGCTGGATCGCCCAGAACGCCGGCCTGGAGGGCTACGTCATCGCCCACAAGGTCGCCGAGCTGGAGGCCGGCCACGGCTACAACGCCGCCACCGGCGAGTACGGCGACCTGATCAAGGCCGGCGTCATCGACCCGGTCAAGGTGACCCGCTCCGCCCTGGAGAACGCCGCCTCCATCGCCTCCCTGCTGCTCACCACCGAGACCCTCGTGGTGGAGAAGAAGGTCGAGGAGGCCGACAACGGCCACGGCCACTCGCACGGCGGCCACGGCCACTCGCACTGA
- the groES gene encoding co-chaperone GroES, whose translation MTTSSKVAIKPLEDRIVVQPLDAETTTASGLVIPDTAKEKPQEGVVLAVGPGRFEDGQRLPLDVAVGDIVLYSKYGGTEVKYQGEEYLVLSARDVLAIIEK comes from the coding sequence GTGACCACCAGCAGCAAGGTTGCCATCAAGCCGCTTGAGGACCGCATCGTGGTCCAGCCGCTCGACGCCGAGACCACCACCGCCTCCGGCCTGGTGATCCCGGACACTGCCAAGGAGAAGCCCCAGGAGGGCGTCGTCCTGGCCGTCGGCCCGGGCCGCTTCGAGGACGGCCAGCGCCTGCCGCTCGACGTCGCCGTCGGTGACATCGTCCTCTACTCGAAGTACGGCGGCACCGAGGTGAAGTACCAGGGCGAGGAGTACCTGGTCCTCTCGGCCCGCGACGTGCTCGCGATCATCGAGAAGTAA
- a CDS encoding class I SAM-dependent methyltransferase encodes MEIESFRALLTDEGRALLSELREFTPAEELALATRLRREHPAELIRAAFEQARLRQRARAKFGADADAMYFTPNGVEQATRRSVAEWRAARFAALGVRRLADLCCGIGGDAVALARAGVSVLAVDRDPLTCAVAEANAAALGLAELVEVRCADVAEVDVTGFDAVFTDPARRTARGRVFDPEAYSPPLSWAIEAGRRTPFGALKVAPGIPHEVVPEGAEAEWVSDHGEVKEAVLWFGTGAAEPHRATVLPGGHSLTGGRLPNPPAGPVRRYLYEPDGAVIRAHLVAEVAGAVDGTLVDPMIAYVTSDRLVATPYAHAYELTDVLPFQVKKLRALLRERAVGTVVIKKRGMAITPEDLRRQLKPSGPNEATVILSRTEHGPVMMLGQPVGAWM; translated from the coding sequence GTGGAGATCGAATCGTTCCGGGCCCTGCTGACCGACGAGGGCCGGGCGCTGCTGTCCGAGTTGCGCGAGTTCACCCCCGCCGAGGAGCTGGCGCTGGCCACCCGGCTGCGCCGGGAGCACCCGGCCGAGCTGATCCGCGCCGCCTTCGAGCAGGCGCGGCTGCGGCAGCGGGCCCGGGCGAAGTTCGGGGCGGACGCGGACGCCATGTACTTCACCCCGAACGGGGTCGAACAGGCGACCCGGCGGAGCGTGGCCGAGTGGCGGGCGGCCCGGTTCGCGGCGCTCGGGGTGCGGCGGCTGGCCGACCTGTGCTGCGGGATCGGCGGGGACGCGGTGGCGCTGGCCCGGGCCGGAGTCTCGGTGCTCGCCGTCGACCGCGACCCGCTGACCTGCGCGGTCGCCGAGGCGAACGCGGCCGCGCTGGGTCTGGCCGAGCTGGTCGAGGTGCGCTGCGCGGACGTCGCGGAGGTCGACGTCACGGGCTTCGACGCGGTGTTCACCGACCCGGCGCGCCGCACCGCCCGGGGCCGGGTGTTCGACCCGGAGGCGTACAGCCCGCCGCTCTCCTGGGCGATCGAGGCCGGCCGGCGCACCCCGTTCGGGGCGCTCAAGGTGGCCCCGGGGATCCCGCACGAGGTGGTGCCGGAGGGGGCCGAGGCCGAGTGGGTCTCCGACCACGGCGAGGTGAAGGAGGCGGTGCTCTGGTTCGGGACGGGGGCCGCCGAGCCGCACCGCGCCACCGTCCTGCCGGGCGGCCACAGCCTGACCGGCGGCCGGCTGCCGAACCCGCCGGCCGGCCCGGTCCGCCGCTACCTGTACGAGCCGGACGGCGCGGTGATCCGGGCCCACCTGGTCGCCGAGGTGGCCGGGGCGGTGGACGGCACCCTGGTCGACCCGATGATCGCCTACGTCACCTCGGACCGGCTGGTGGCCACCCCGTACGCGCACGCCTACGAGCTGACCGACGTCCTGCCGTTCCAGGTCAAGAAGCTGCGGGCGCTGCTGCGCGAGCGGGCGGTCGGCACGGTGGTGATCAAGAAGCGCGGGATGGCGATCACCCCGGAGGACCTGCGCCGCCAGCTGAAGCCCTCCGGGCCGAACGAGGCCACGGTGATCCTCAGCCGGACGGAGCACGGTCCGGTGATGATGCTGGGTCAGCCGGTGGGCGCCTGGATGTAG